A region of Periplaneta americana isolate PAMFEO1 chromosome 16, P.americana_PAMFEO1_priV1, whole genome shotgun sequence DNA encodes the following proteins:
- the MAGE gene encoding non-structural maintenance of chromosomes element 3 homolog isoform X2 — MSSQGSEGSQESTQDYVNDTVLYILSQDHNKYPIKRQDIVKYALKNNGKNFKHAMEEATNILKQVFGMNLIEVEHGSTKHHILVNGIKNPGGLMEFKWSNEEEAHQILLMIVLSFIFMTGGVAKEESVWTFLTKLGILWTNKPHELFGDVRKLLTQILQSMTFDGDRELKKKYLGVQYLNLSV; from the exons ATGTCTTCTCAGGGCTCGGAAGGGAGTCAGGAGTCCACTCAAGATTATGTGAATGATACTGTGTTATATATTTTATCTCAAGATCATAATAAATATCCAATTAAACGACAAGATATAGTAAAGTATGCATTAAAAAATAATGGGAAAAACTTCAAACATGCAATGGAGGAAGCAACAAACATTCTTAAACAG GTATTTGGAATGAATCTGATAGAAGTTGAACATGGTTCTACAAAGCATCATATCCTGGTAAATGGTATTAAAAATCCAGGAGGATTGATGGAGTTCAAATGGTCTAATGAAGAAGAGGCTCATCAAATACTCCTAATGATAGTTCTCTCGTTCATCTTCATGACTGGTGGTGTTGCAAAAGAAG aatctGTATGGACTTTCCTGACTAAGCTTGGTATTTTATGGACAAATAAACCCCATGAATTGTTTGGTGATGTACGAAAACTTTTAACACAG ATCCTCCAAAGTATGACTTTCGATGGGGACAGAGAGCTGAAAAAGAAGTATCTCGGCGTGCAATACTTGAATTTGTCAGTATG A
- the MAGE gene encoding non-structural maintenance of chromosomes element 3 homolog isoform X1 codes for MSSQGSEGSQESTQDYVNDTVLYILSQDHNKYPIKRQDIVKYALKNNGKNFKHAMEEATNILKQVFGMNLIEVEHGSTKHHILVNGIKNPGGLMEFKWSNEEEAHQILLMIVLSFIFMTGGVAKEESVWTFLTKLGILWTNKPHELFGDVRKLLTQEFVRQLYIEYIRIPDTDPPKYDFRWGQRAEKEVSRRAILEFVSMIHGKSAINTWTPQYQEMLNAEEKDRETD; via the exons ATGTCTTCTCAGGGCTCGGAAGGGAGTCAGGAGTCCACTCAAGATTATGTGAATGATACTGTGTTATATATTTTATCTCAAGATCATAATAAATATCCAATTAAACGACAAGATATAGTAAAGTATGCATTAAAAAATAATGGGAAAAACTTCAAACATGCAATGGAGGAAGCAACAAACATTCTTAAACAG GTATTTGGAATGAATCTGATAGAAGTTGAACATGGTTCTACAAAGCATCATATCCTGGTAAATGGTATTAAAAATCCAGGAGGATTGATGGAGTTCAAATGGTCTAATGAAGAAGAGGCTCATCAAATACTCCTAATGATAGTTCTCTCGTTCATCTTCATGACTGGTGGTGTTGCAAAAGAAG aatctGTATGGACTTTCCTGACTAAGCTTGGTATTTTATGGACAAATAAACCCCATGAATTGTTTGGTGATGTACGAAAACTTTTAACACAG gaATTTGTACGTCAACTGTACATCGAATATATTCGTATTCCTGACACAGATCCTCCAAAGTATGACTTTCGATGGGGACAGAGAGCTGAAAAAGAAGTATCTCGGCGTGCAATACTTGAATTTGTCAGTATG ATACATGGAAAGAGTGCTATAAATACCTGGACACCTCAGTACCAGGAAATGCTTAATGCTGAAGAAAAGGACAGAGAGACAGATTGA